From Polaribacter haliotis:
ACTTTAATAAATTAATCTAATTCTATGTCTTTAGAATTTTCGGAATAGGTTCTCCATTTTTCTAAACAGTCTATCATATCTTGAGGAACATCAGAATTAAACTGCATAAATTCTCCCGTTTTTGGGTGTGTAAAACCTAAAGTTTTTGCATGCAGAGCTTGTCTTGGCAACACTTTAAAACAATTGTTTACAAATTGTTTGTATTTTGTAAACGTAGTTCCTTTTAAAATTGCATCTCCTCCATAACGTTCGTCATTAAATAATGTATGCCCAATATGTTTAAAATGCGCTCTAATTTGGTGCGTTCTTCCTGTTTCCAATTTACATTGCACTAAGGTAACGTAAGTTAATCTCTCTAATACTTTAAAATGAGTAACTGCATGTTTTCCAAAATCGCCATTTGGAAAAACATCCATTTGCAAACGATTCTTTAAACTTCTACCAATATTCCCTTCAATTCTACCTTCATCTTCATCTATATTTCCCCAAACTAATGCATAATATAAACGCTCTGTAGTTCTATCGAAAAATTGTTTCGATAAATGAGCCATTGCAAATTCCGTTTTTGCAACCACTAATAAACCACTGGTATCTTTATCAATTCTATGCACCAAACCTGGTCTTTCATTCGAATTTGTGGGTAAATTTTCTATATGATGAATCAATCCATTTACCAAAGTTCCAGAATAATTTCCATGACCTGGGTGTACCACCATTCCTGCAGATTTATTTACAACAATTACAGTATCATCCTCATAAATAATATCTAAAGGAATATCTTCTGCAACCAACAAATTTTCTGCTGGTGGATAAGCTAAAACAACTCGAACAACATCCTTTGGTTTTACTTTATGGTTCGATTTTACAGCAACATCATTCACTAAAACATTTCCAGCTTTTGCAGCTTGTTGTACTTTATTTCTTGTTGCATTCTCGATAAAGTTCATTAAAAACTTATCTACACGTAAAGGTTCTTGTCCTTCACTCGCAACAAAATTATAATGTTCGTATAATTCTTCCTTCTCTAAATCTTGACTCTGTTCTTCCTGCAAAATGATAAATTTCTTAAATGTTTATATCTTCAATCTCCCAACTTCAACCTTACAACTTCCCACTCCCTAAATCCAACTCCCTACTTCCAACTCCCCCACTTCCAACTCTAAGCTACCTTCCATTTCCATCACCTAAAACCAATTCTACAATAGAATTTAGAGGCAATTTATCACCTTCATTTACTATTTTTCCATTATGTCGCAAACCACGAACTACATCTTTACCAATATCATTAACGTATGTAAACTTTGTACCAACGTTTAAACCCATTGCTCTTAACTGAGAAGAAGCTTGTCTTTTTGTACGTCCGTTTAAATCTGGAACAGTAATATCTCTATATTTAGACGGATTTAGCGTCAAATAAATCTTACGTTTTTCTTTTACAAAATCTCCAGCTTGTGGTGTTTGTTCAATTACAGATTTTTTTGGATAATCTGGATTGTAACTTGCGCTATCGATTATTTTAAAATCTAAGTTCATTTCCTTTAATTTCCTATCTACTTCTTCCAAAGACATTTTTTGCAAGTCTGGAACCTGTATTTTCTGATCGTGATTTGTAGTAACACCCAACCAAAATTTTAATATAAAAACAAATAGTAATAAACCAACTACAGCAATTACAATTTGAATGAAAAAAGATTTACTTTTTATAAACTGAAAAACACTCATTTTTAAATATTTTTAATCGTACAAATATATAAAAAGTAAACGTTGCTGTTTCTATTTATATTTTGATAAATTTGTTTTATTATTTTTACGTAAATGAAGAAAAATATTGCCATTGTTATGGGTGGTTATTCATCCGAAGTTAACATTTCGCTAAAAAGCGGTAGCGTTGTTTATAAACATCTAAACAAAGAGAAATACAATACTTTTAGAGTTCACATTCTAAAAGAAAAATGGGTTGCTCTAGATAAAAATAATCAAGAATATATAATTGATAAAAACGACTTTTCGTTTATTTTAAATGGAAAGAAAATTAATTTCGATTGTGTTTTTAACTCTATTCATGGGGCTCCAGGAGAAAATGGGCAATTATTAGCCTATTTTAATTTACTGAATTTAAAACATACTTCTGCCCCATTTTATCAAATGGCATTAACGTTTAATAAACGAGATACTTTAAGTGTTGTAAAAGCGTATGGAATTAAAACTGCCACTTCTATTTTCTTAAATAAAGGCGATAAAATTGACGAGAATTCCATCATAGAAAAAGTTGGTTTGCCATGTTTTATAAAACCAAATAACGCAGGTTCCAGTTACGGAATTTCAAAAGTTTATGATAAAGAAGCAATTTTACCAGCAATTGAAAAAGCATATGCAGAAGATTCAGAAATTTTAATTGAATCTTTTTTAGACGGAAAAGAAGTTTCTGTTGGTGTAATTCAATACAAAGGAAAAACGAAAGTTTTACCAATTACAGAAATAGTTTCCGAAAACGATTTTTTCGATTATGAAGCAAAATACGAAGGGAAATCTCAAGAAATTACGCCTGCAAGAATTTCTCCCGAAGAAAAAGAAAACGTAGAAAAAGTTGCTAAAAAAGTCTATGAAATTTTAAATATGTCTGGTTTTTCGAGAGCAGAATATATTTTCGTGAATAACGAACCATATTTCTTAGAAATAAACACAGTGCCTGGATTAACCGAAGAAAGTATTTTACCTCAACAAGCACAAGTTGCAGGAATTTCTTTAGAAAAATTGTTTGATAACGCAATTCAGGAAGCATTAAATAAATAAACTGTCATAAATACTCGTGAATTCGTGGCAATTTTATAAAATATAAAAAAGCAATTTAGAAAACAATTCTCATGTTTCTTGATTCAAAAAAAGTCAAAAACATCAAAATATAAAAACAATGAAAAGAGCAATTTTCCCAGGATCTTTTGATCCAATAACATTAGGCCATTTTGATATTATTGAAAGAGGAGTTACACTTTTCGACGAATTAATTATTGCTATTGGTGTGAATGCAGATAAAAAATATATGTTTTCTTTAGAGGAACGCAAAAAATTTATCGAAGATTGTTTTGGACACAATCCAAAAATTAAAGTGGTTACTTATAAAGGATTAACTGTAGATTTCTGCCAGAAAAACAATGTAGATTTTATTTTAAGAGGACTTAGAAATCCGGCTGATTTTGAATTTGAAAAAGCAATTGCACACACAAATAGAGATTTAGCACCTATTGAAACCGTATTTTTATTAACAGCTGCAAGTACTTCATATATTTCATCTTCAATTGTTAGGGACGTAATTAGAAATAATGGAGATTATACAAAATTAGTTCCAAAACCTGTTCGTGTAAAATAATATATTATGAAAAAACTGTTCCTTCTAACCCTTTTAACGCTTATATTTTCTTGCAATAATTCATCTAAAAGTGAAGTTGATTTTACAACTCTTTTCGAAAAATCTGAAGGAAAAGAAACTCCAGAATACAAAGATGTAATTTCTTTTTATGAAAATTTAGCAGAGGAATATTCAGAAATTACTATTTTTTCATTCGGGCAAACAGATTCTGGAGAACCTTTACATTTGGTAATTTACAATCAAGAAGGTATTTATAATGTTGAAGAAATTACAAATTCTAAGAAAAACCGCGTTTTAATAAATAACGGAATTCATCCTGGAGAATCAGACGGAATTGATGCTTCTATGATGTTTTTACGTGACATTGTGCAGAATGATTCTTTAAAGAAAAAATATAAAAACTCTTTAATTGCTGTAATTCCAGTATATAATATTGGTGGAGCTTTAAATAGAAATTCGCACACAAGAGCTAACCAAAATGGACCATTAGAGTATGGTTTTCGAGGAAATGCAAGAAATTTCGATTTGAATAGAGATTTTATTAAACAAGACACAAAAAATGCAGCTGCTTTTGCTGAAATTTTTCACACAGTAAATCCGGATATTTTCATAGACAATCATGTAAGTAATGGTGCAGATTACCAATATGCAATTACACATTTATTTACGCAACACAATAAATTAGGTGGCAATTTAGGGGCTTTTTTAGAAAATGAAATGCGTCCTCAAATGGAAAAATCACTACAAGAAAAAGACATTATAATTACGCCTTATGTAAATGTTTGGGGCAATACTCCAGAAGCTGGTTTTTCTCAATTTTTCGACTCTCCAAGATATTCAACTGGTTATACAACTTTGTTTAACACCTTAGGTTTAATGGTGGAAACACACATGTTAAAACCGTATAAAATTAGAGTAGAACAAACGTATGAATTAATGTTTTCTGCATTGGATTTTGGGGAAGTAAATTCAGAGAAAATTAAAGATTTACGCTCCAAAGCTGTTGAAGAAATTTTGGCTAAAAACACATATCCTATTACCTATAAAGTAGATAGAGAAAACCCAACCACTTTACAATTTAAGGGTTATGAAGCAACTATGATTGATAGTAAAGTAACCAATGGAAAACGTCTTTTTTACGACACAAAAAAGCCGTTCACAAAAGAAACAAAATACTACAACAACTTTCTTGTAGATAAAGAAGTTACCATTCCAAAAGCATATATTTTACCTCAAGGTTGGCATCAAATAATAGATAGATTAGAAATAAATAATATTGAACTTACATATTTCGATAAAGACACCATAATTTCTGTGGAAGTAAACCATATTGCAGATTATAAAACAAGAACTGCTGCTTACGAAGGGCATTATTTACATTACAACACAACAGTCGAAAAATCGACGAAAGAAATAAAATTTAGAAAAGGTGATATTTACATACCAACCAATCAAAATGGAGTTCGTTATTTACTAGAAACATTGGAAGCAGAAGCGACTGATTCCTTTTTTAACTGGAACTTTTTCGACACAGTTTTACAGAAGAAAGAAGGTTATTCTGCCTACGTTTTTGAAGATGTTGCAGAAAAAATATTGGCAGAAAATCCTGATATAAAAAATGAGTTTGAAGATAAAATGAAAAATGATGATGCTTTCGCCAAAAATTCAAGAATACAGTTAGATTTTGTTTATAAAAACTCACCTTATTACGAGCCAGCACATTTAGTTTTACCCATTTTTAAAGTTTATTAATTTTGAAAAAAACACTCCTTTTTCTTATCTTGATAATAATTTTTAGCTGTAAAACATCTAAAACAGAGTCAGACACAAAAAGCGAGACAGAAAATATGACTTTCTATATTGGAACCTACACAAAAAAGGATAGTAAAGGAATTTATAAATATGCACTTTCTTCTGAAGGAAAATTATCGGAAATTGGTTTGGTTGCAGAAATTGTAAATCCTTCTTTCTTAACAAAATCAAAAGACAACAAAACACTTTTTGCAGTAGAAGAAACAGACACAAATGGCACAGGGTTTATCAGTTCTTTTAAAATCGAAAAAGATAGTTTACAATTCATAAATAAAGTCGAAACTGGTGGTGCAAATCCTTGTTTTGTGGCAATTAATGATGATAATTATATTGTTACTGCAAATTATTCTGGTGGAAATATTGGTTTGTTAAAAGCAGATAATTCAGGAAAACTAAATTCTTTGTTATTTGTACAACAACATACAGGAAAAGGAACTACAAAAAGGCAACAGAAACCACATGCACATTCTGCATGGTTTCATCCGAATAAAAAAGAAATAATTTCTGTAGATTTAGGAACGAACGAATTGTGGTTTTCTAAAATTAATAAATCTAAAAACGAACTAGTTTTCACCAATCAGAAAACTTTAAAAATGGCAGATGGAGCTGGCCCAAGACATTTAACTTTTCATCCAAATAATAAATGGATCTATGTTTTAAATGAATTAGATAATACTGTTTCATTGGT
This genomic window contains:
- a CDS encoding lactonase family protein, giving the protein MTFYIGTYTKKDSKGIYKYALSSEGKLSEIGLVAEIVNPSFLTKSKDNKTLFAVEETDTNGTGFISSFKIEKDSLQFINKVETGGANPCFVAINDDNYIVTANYSGGNIGLLKADNSGKLNSLLFVQQHTGKGTTKRQQKPHAHSAWFHPNKKEIISVDLGTNELWFSKINKSKNELVFTNQKTLKMADGAGPRHLTFHPNNKWIYVLNELDNTVSLVKEKDKIYFIQNTVSTLPKGFTDFSKAADIHISNDGKFVYASNRGHNSIAIFQVNSNNGSLKNIRYEAVLGEHPRNFSLSPDNKFLLVANQDTDNIISFRRDITTGKLTFVDEIPAPTPVCILF
- a CDS encoding D-alanine--D-alanine ligase — its product is MKKNIAIVMGGYSSEVNISLKSGSVVYKHLNKEKYNTFRVHILKEKWVALDKNNQEYIIDKNDFSFILNGKKINFDCVFNSIHGAPGENGQLLAYFNLLNLKHTSAPFYQMALTFNKRDTLSVVKAYGIKTATSIFLNKGDKIDENSIIEKVGLPCFIKPNNAGSSYGISKVYDKEAILPAIEKAYAEDSEILIESFLDGKEVSVGVIQYKGKTKVLPITEIVSENDFFDYEAKYEGKSQEITPARISPEEKENVEKVAKKVYEILNMSGFSRAEYIFVNNEPYFLEINTVPGLTEESILPQQAQVAGISLEKLFDNAIQEALNK
- the coaD gene encoding pantetheine-phosphate adenylyltransferase — its product is MKRAIFPGSFDPITLGHFDIIERGVTLFDELIIAIGVNADKKYMFSLEERKKFIEDCFGHNPKIKVVTYKGLTVDFCQKNNVDFILRGLRNPADFEFEKAIAHTNRDLAPIETVFLLTAASTSYISSSIVRDVIRNNGDYTKLVPKPVRVK
- a CDS encoding M14 family metallopeptidase, producing MKKLFLLTLLTLIFSCNNSSKSEVDFTTLFEKSEGKETPEYKDVISFYENLAEEYSEITIFSFGQTDSGEPLHLVIYNQEGIYNVEEITNSKKNRVLINNGIHPGESDGIDASMMFLRDIVQNDSLKKKYKNSLIAVIPVYNIGGALNRNSHTRANQNGPLEYGFRGNARNFDLNRDFIKQDTKNAAAFAEIFHTVNPDIFIDNHVSNGADYQYAITHLFTQHNKLGGNLGAFLENEMRPQMEKSLQEKDIIITPYVNVWGNTPEAGFSQFFDSPRYSTGYTTLFNTLGLMVETHMLKPYKIRVEQTYELMFSALDFGEVNSEKIKDLRSKAVEEILAKNTYPITYKVDRENPTTLQFKGYEATMIDSKVTNGKRLFYDTKKPFTKETKYYNNFLVDKEVTIPKAYILPQGWHQIIDRLEINNIELTYFDKDTIISVEVNHIADYKTRTAAYEGHYLHYNTTVEKSTKEIKFRKGDIYIPTNQNGVRYLLETLEAEATDSFFNWNFFDTVLQKKEGYSAYVFEDVAEKILAENPDIKNEFEDKMKNDDAFAKNSRIQLDFVYKNSPYYEPAHLVLPIFKVY
- a CDS encoding PASTA domain-containing protein, with amino-acid sequence MSVFQFIKSKSFFIQIVIAVVGLLLFVFILKFWLGVTTNHDQKIQVPDLQKMSLEEVDRKLKEMNLDFKIIDSASYNPDYPKKSVIEQTPQAGDFVKEKRKIYLTLNPSKYRDITVPDLNGRTKRQASSQLRAMGLNVGTKFTYVNDIGKDVVRGLRHNGKIVNEGDKLPLNSIVELVLGDGNGR
- a CDS encoding RluA family pseudouridine synthase; translated protein: MQEEQSQDLEKEELYEHYNFVASEGQEPLRVDKFLMNFIENATRNKVQQAAKAGNVLVNDVAVKSNHKVKPKDVVRVVLAYPPAENLLVAEDIPLDIIYEDDTVIVVNKSAGMVVHPGHGNYSGTLVNGLIHHIENLPTNSNERPGLVHRIDKDTSGLLVVAKTEFAMAHLSKQFFDRTTERLYYALVWGNIDEDEGRIEGNIGRSLKNRLQMDVFPNGDFGKHAVTHFKVLERLTYVTLVQCKLETGRTHQIRAHFKHIGHTLFNDERYGGDAILKGTTFTKYKQFVNNCFKVLPRQALHAKTLGFTHPKTGEFMQFNSDVPQDMIDCLEKWRTYSENSKDIELD